The DNA segment GGCCCGACCGCCGGCTCCGAAGTCCCTAAGTGCGGTTGCACCGAACGGGCGAGCATGAAGAACCTCATCATCAACGGCGATCCCGGGGACCTCCGCAAGGACGCCGTCATCGAGTACGACGGCGACGAGTACACCTGTTTCTCCGTCAAGCGCCAGGGCGACTGGCACGGACCGGACCGGCCCCAGCTGTGGTGTACGGTCGGCCAGGAGGACGAGCGTGAAGCCTACGAGCGTCGCCAGTACATCCCGATGCACCTGGATACGCTCTCAGCGGACGC comes from the Halapricum desulfuricans genome and includes:
- a CDS encoding HAH_0734 family protein — translated: MKNLIINGDPGDLRKDAVIEYDGDEYTCFSVKRQGDWHGPDRPQLWCTVGQEDEREAYERRQYIPMHLDTLSADAEAVTVVEA